A window of Platichthys flesus chromosome 23, fPlaFle2.1, whole genome shotgun sequence contains these coding sequences:
- the flncb gene encoding filamin-C isoform X3: protein MMSNSGFLEPQLPPQLYQGPADTGEEEEEMPATEKDLAEDAPWKKIQQNTFTRWCNEHLKVLNKRISDLQKDLSDGLKLIGLLEVLSQKKMYRKYHNRPNFRQMKLENVSVALEFLEREHIRLVSIDSKAIVDGNLKLILGLIWTLILHYSISMPMWEDEDDEDAKKLTPKQRLLGWIQNKVPQLPITNFHRDWRDGKALGALVDNCAPGLCPDWETWDPSQPVENAREAMQQADDWLGVPQVIAPEEIVDPNVDEHSVMTYLSQFPKAKLKPGAPLRAKTLHPKRAKAYGPGIEPRGNMVLKPAEFLVETVEAGLGEVLVYVEDPEGHTEEARVIPNNDRNRTYSVVYLPKVEGLHKVKVLFAGQDIDRSPFIVNVSKAMGDPSRVQARGPGLQTTGNVANKPTYFDIYTAGAGAGDVGVIIVDSNGRRDTVEIVLENKGDSIFRCTYVPVLEGAHTVCVTFAGQQIPTSPFTVHICEACNPNACRASGRGLQPKGLRVKEVADFKVYTKGGGSGELEVSVQGPNGLEEPVKVLEVETSVFECNYYPIMMGKYMVTITWGGHSIPRSPFEVQVGEEAGPQKVRAWGPGLETGAVGKSADFVVEAIGTEVGTLGFSIEGPSQAKIECDDKGDGSCDVRYWPTEPGDFAVHVICDDEDIKDSPFMAHILSAANDIFPEKVKCYGPGLEPLGCIVNKPAGFTIDARGAGRGELKLYAQDAEGFPIDIQITENEDSTFLCVYIPTKPIKHTIIVTWGEVNVPNSPFRVAIGEGSHPENVKVHGPGVEKTGLKANEPTYFTVDCSEAGQGDVSIGIKCAPGVVGAAEADIDFDIIKNDNDTFTVKYTPPGPGQYTIMVLFADQEIPISPFRIKVDPSHDAAKVRAEGPGLSKTGVEVGKPTHFTIYTKGAGKAKPEVQFTAATKGEAVRDFEIIDNHDYSYTVRYTAVQQGNVSVTVCHGGDPIPKSPFNISVAPPMDLNKVKVQGLNNKVDVGKDQEFTISTRGAGGQGKLEVKITSPSRRPIPCKLESGTANELHTVKYIPPEEGLLRLDVCYDGHPVPGSPFTVEGVMPPDPTKVRAYGLGLQGGVVGKPAPFAIDTKGAGTGGLGLTVEGPCEAKIECQDNGDGSCSVSYLPTEPGEYAINILFADQHIPGSPFKAVVQTAFDPSKVTASGPGLERGKVNEDGSFTVDCSKAGEAELTIEIISDSGAKAEVHVQSNSDGTYSITYIPQVQGMYTITIKYGGHAVPTFPVRLQVEPAVDTSGVEVYGPGVEPRGVLREVTTHFIVNARSLYKSGSQIKTCISNPLGANTDAYITDKGDGTYRVEYTPYEDGLHLIDVLFGDVSLPKSPFRVTVTEGCDPSRVRAYGPGLEEGLVNKPNRFTVETRGAGTGGLGLAIEGPSEAKMSCKDNKDGSCSVEYIPFTPGDYDVNITFGGLPIQGSPFRVPVRQLVDPSKVRCSGPGLGSGVRAHVSQTFTVDCSKAGVAPLEVQLYGPTGVTEPISISDNGDGTHTVNYTPANDGPYTVCVKYSDQEVPRSPFKVKTLPAHDASKVRASGPGLNASGVPASLPVEFTIDARDAGEGLLTVQILDPEGKPKKANIRDNLDGTYTVSYVPDMAGRYTITIKYGGDEIPYSPYRIHAMPTGDASKCQVTVSIGGHGLESGIGPAIQIGEETVITVDAKAAGKGKVTCKVSTPDGAELDVDVVENADGTFDIYYTAPEPGKYVITIRFGGEHIPNSPFHVVATDDPISPMDGMEPELRPFSLVIPFTVQKGEITGEVRMPSGRTSCPHITDNKDGTVTVKYSPSERGLHEMDIKYDGNHIPGSPLQFYVDAINSGHVTAYGPGLSHGTVNRPSTFTIVTKDAGEGGLSLAVEGPSKAEISCKDNKDGTCTVSYLPTAPGDYNIIVKFDDKHIPGSPFTAKITGDDSTRTSQLNVGTATDVSLQITESDLTSLTASIRAPSGSEEPCLLKRLPNRHIGISFTPKEVGEHVVSVKKNGKHVTNSPFKIMVGQSEIGDASKVKVVGQGLLEGHTFEVSQFVVDTRSAGYGGLGLSIEGPSKVDINCEDVEDGTCKVTYCPTEPGNYIINIKFADQHVPGSPFTVKMLGEGRMKESITRKRQAPSIATVGSTCDLNLKIPGNWFQMVSNQEHLTRTFTRSSHTYTRTERTEISKTRGGETKREVRVEESTQVGDPFREVFGDFLGREARSGFNRPPLQDGEAGNQEMTAQVTSPGGKTEEAEIIRGEDSTYSVRFVPQEMGPHTVNVKYRGQHVPGSPFQFTVGPLGEGGAHKVRAGGTGLDRGVAGIPAEFSIWTREAGAGGLSIAVEGPSKAEITFEDRKDGSCGVAYVVQEPGDYEVSIKFNDENIPDSPFIVPVATLSDDARRLTITSLQETGLKVGQEASFSVQLNGARGLIDAKIHSPAGAVEECHITELDSDQHAIRFIPRENGVHSIDVRFNGSHVPGSPFKIRVGEPGQVGDPGMVTAFGPGLEGGITGVASEFIVNICNAGSGALSVTVDGPSKVKMDCHECAEGYKVSYTPMAPGNYLISIKYGGGHVVGSPFKAKVSGPRLSGGHSLHETSSVLVETVTKSSMMGGAFASLPKFSSDASQVVSRGAGLSKAFVGQKNAFTVDCSKAGTNMLMVGVHGPKTPCEEVYVKHMGNRTYNVTYTVKEQGSYILIVKWGDENVPGSPFHVTVP from the exons ACTCTAAGGCGATCGTGGACGGGAACCTGAAGTTGATCCTGGGTCTGATCTGGACCCTGATCCTCCACTACTCCATCTCCATGCCCATGtgggaggacgaggacgacgaGGACGCGAAGAAACTGACGCCAAAGCAGCGTCTGCTGGGCTGGATCCAGAACAAGGTGCCGCAGCTCCCCATCACCAACTTCCACCGAGACTGGAGGGACGGGAAGGCGCTCGGAGCACTGGTGGACAACTGTGCCCCCG GTTTGTGTCCGGACTGGGAAACATGGGATCCCAGTCAGCCGGTGGAGAACGCCAGAGAGGCCATGCAGCAGGCCGACGATTGGCTCGGAGTTCCACag GTGATCGCGCCAGAGGAGATTGTCGACCCAAACGTGGACGAGCACTCTGTGATGACCTACCTGTCTCAGTTCCCTAAAGCCAAACTAAAGCCTGGCGCCcccttgagggcaaagactctGCACCCGAAGAGAGCCAAAGCTTACGGCCCTG GTATCGAACCTCGAGGGAACATGGTTCTGAAACCAGCGGAGTTCCTGGTGGAGACGGTGGAGGCCGGACTGGGTGAGGTTCTGGTTTACGTGGAGGATCCAGAGGGACATACGGAGGAG GCCCGAGTCATCCCCAACAACGACAGGAACAGAACCTACTCTGTGGTCTACCTGCCCAAAGTGGAGGGGCTTCATAAG GTGAAGGTGCTGTTCGCTGGGCAGGACATTGACAGAAGTCCCTTCATCGTGAACGTTTCCAAGGCCATGGGCGACCCGAGCAGAGTCCAGGCCCGCGGGCCGGGGCTGCAGACGACGGGCAACGTGGCCAACAAGCCGACGTACTTTGATATTTACACAGCAG GGGCGGGAGCCGGAGACGTGGGCGTCATCATCGTGGACTCTAACGGTCGCAGGGACACAGTGGAGATTGTCCTGGAAAACAAAGGGGACAGTATTTTCCGCTGCACCTATGTTCCCGTCCTGGAGGGGGCGCACACCGTATGCGTGACCTTTGCCGGGCAGCAGATTCCCACAAGTCCTTTCACTGTCCACATCTGTGAGG CCTGCAACCCGAACGCCTGCCGGGCCTCGGGCCGCGGCCTGCAGCCAAAAGGTCTGAGGGTGAAAGAAGTGGCAGATTTTAAAGTTTACACTAAAGGCGGCGGCAGCGGTGAACTGGAAGTCTCCGTGCAGGGACCAA ACGGCCTGGAGGAGCCGGTGAAGGTCCTGGAGGTGGAAAccagtgtgtttgagtgtaatTATTATCCCATCATGATGGGAAAATACATGGTCACCATCACGTGGGGAGGACACAGCATCCCACGCAG TCCGTTTGAAGTGCAGGTAGGTGAGGAGGCGGGGCCTCAGAAGGTGAGGGCCTGGGGCCCGGGGCTGGAGACCGGAGCGGTGGGGAAGAGTGCGGACTTTGTGGTGGAGGCCATCGGGACGGAGGTGGGGACGCTCG GTTTCTCCATCGAGGGCCCGTCTCAAGCCAAGATCGAGTGTGACGACAAGGGTGACGGGTCATGTGACGTTCGTTACTGGCCGACTGAACCCGGCGACTTCGCCGTCCACGTCATTTGTGACGACGAGGACATCAAGGACAGTCCGTTCATGGCTCACATCCTCTCTGCTGCCAACGACATCTTCCCGGAGAAG GTGAAATGTTACGGCCCCGGTCTGGAGCCTCTCGGCTGCATCGTCAACAAGCCGGCGGGTTTCACCATCGATGCTCGCGGAGCCGGGCGAGGGGAACTGAAGCTCTACGCTCAG gacGCCGAGGGTTTCCCCATCGACATACAGATCACAGAAAATGAGGACAGCACCTTCCTCTGCGTTTATATTCCCACTAAACCCATCAAACACACCATCATCGTGACCTGGGGCGAGGTCAACGTCCCCAACAGCCCGTTCAGG GTGGCGATCGGTGAAGGCAGCCACCCGGAGAACGTGAAGGTCCACGGTCCAGGCGTGGAGAAGACGGGACTGAAGGCCAACGAGCCCACGTACTTCACCGTGGACTGCAGCGAGGCCGGCCAGG GTGACGTCAGCATCGGGATCAAATGTGCTCCAGGTGTGGTCGGAGCTGCCGAGGCCGACATCGACTTCGACATCATCAAGAACGACAACGACACGTTCACGGTGAAGTACACGCCCCCGGGTCCCGGACAGTACACCATCATGGTCCTGTTCGCTGATCAG GAAATACCCATCAGCCCCTTCAGAATAAAGGTGGATCCCTCCCATGATGCAGCTAAAGTCCGAGCAGAAGGACCTGGACTGAGTAAAACCG GTGTCGAGGTGGGGAAACCGACTCACTTCACCATCTACACTAAAGGAGCAGGAAAAGCCAAACCCGAGGTCCAGTTCACTGCCGCCACTAAAGGTGAAGCCGTCAGAGACTTCGAGATCATCGACAACCACGACTACTCCTACACCGTCCGCTACACGGCCGTCCAGCAG gGCAACGTGTCCGTCACCGTTTGTCACGGAGGAGACCCCATCCCCAAAAGTCCCTTTAACATCAGTGTGGCGCCGCCTATGGACCTGAacaaggtcaaagttcaagggcTTAACAACA aggTGGATGTTGGGAAAGATCAGGAGTTCACCATCAGTAcacgaggagctggaggtcagggCAAACTGGAGGTCAAGATCACTTCCCCGTCACGTCGACCAATCCCCTGCAAGCTTGAGTCGGGAACAGCCAATGAGCTTCACACAGTGAAATACATCCCCCCCGAGGAGGGGCTGCTCCGACTGGACGTCTGCTACGACGGACACCCCGTCCCAGGAAGTCCGTTCACTGTGGAGGGCGTGATGCCGCCCGACCCGACCAAG GTGCGGGCCTATGGTCTAGGGCTTCAGGGAGGCGTTGTGGGTAAACCCGCCCCCTTTGCCATTGACACCAAGGGAGCGGGCACCGGCGGTTTGGGGTTGACGGTGGAGGGGCCGTGCGAAGCAAAGATCGAATGTCAGGACAACGGTGATGGCTCCTGTTCGGTGTCCTACTTACCCACTGAGCCCGGTGAGTACGCCATCAACATCCTGTTCGCTGACCAGCACATCCCCGGCTCCCCCTTCAAGGCCGTGGTACAAACCGCCTTCGATCCCAGCAAGGTGACGGCGAGCGGCCCGGGCCTAGAGCGAGGCAAAGTCAACGAGGACGGATCGTTCACGGTGGACTGCTCCAAAGCCGGAGAGGCGGAGCTCACCATCGAGATCATCTCAGACTCTGGAGCCAAAGCTGAAGTTCACGTCCAGAGCAACAGCGACGGGACCTACTCCATCACCTACATCCCACAGGTCCAGGGCATGTACACCATCACCATCAAGTATGGAGGACACGCCGTGCCCACGTTCCCCGTCCGCCTGCAGGTGGAGCCGGCTGTCGACACCAGCGGAGTCGAGGTCTACGGACCTGGAGTCGAACCCAGAG GCGTCCTGAGGGAAGTCACCACACATTTCATCGTCAATGCTCGGTCGCTCTACAAAAGTGGCAGTCAAATCAAAACCTGCATCTCCAACCCGTTAGGCGCCAACACAGATGCCTACATAACCGACAAGGGCGACGGGACCTACCGGGTGGAGTACACGCCGTATGAGGACG gtTTGCATCTGATCGACGTTCTGTTCGGCGACGTCTCTCTGCCGAAGAGTCCGTTCAGGGTGACGGTGACGGAGGGCTGTGATCCCAGTCGAGTGCGGGCGTACGGCCCAGGTCTGGAGGAAGGACTGGTCAACAAACCCAACCGCTTCACCGTCGAGACCAG GGGAGCAGGCACCGGGGGTCTGGGTTTGGCCATTGAGGGTCCGTCTGAGGCGAAGATGTCGTGTAAAGACAACAAAGATGGCAGCTGCAGCGTGGAGTACATCCCCTTCACTCCTGGAGACTACGACGTCAACATCACGTTTGGAGGTCTCCCTATCCAAG GAAGTCCTTTCAGGGTCCCGGTGCGACAGCTGGTGGATCCCAGTAAGGTGAGATGTTCAGGGCCTGGACTGGGAAGTGGAGTCAGAGCTCACGTCTCCCAGACGTTCACTGTCGACTGCAGCAAGGCCGGCGTGGCTCCGCTGGAGGTTCAGCTCTACGGTCCGACAG GTGTGACCGAACCCATCAGCATCAGCGACAACGGTGACGGGACTCACACGGTGAACTACACTCCTGCCAACGATGGCccgtacactgtgtgtgtgaagtacTCCGACCAGGAGGTTCCTCGCAG TCCGTTCAAGGTCAAGACGTTACCGGCTCACGATGCCAGTAAAGTTCGAGCCAGCGGTCCCGGTCTGAACGCATCAGGGGTCCCAGCCAGTCTGCCGGTGGAGTTCACCATCGATGCCCGGGACGCTGGAGAGGGACTGCTCACCGTCCAGATCCTG GATCCGGAGGGGAAACCTAAGAAGGCAAACATCCGAGACAACCTGGACGGGACGTACACGGTGTCCTACGTCCCCGACATGGCGGGACGCTACACCATCACCATCAAATACGGAGGAGACGAGATACCGTACTCGCCGTACAGAATCCACGCCATGCCCACCGGGGACGCTAGCAAGTGTCAGGTTACAG TGTCGATTGGAGGACACGGTCTGG AATCAGGGATCGGCCCGGCCATCCAGATTGGCGAGGAGACCGTCATCACCGTGGACGCAAAGGCTGCCGGTAAAGGTAAAGTCACCTGTAAGGTGTCGACTCCTGACGGGGCGGAGCTGGACGTGGACGTAGTGGAGAACGCAGACGGGACGTTTGATATCTACTACACGGCCCCGGAGCCCGGGAAGTACGTCATCACCATCCGGTTCGGAGGGGAACACATTCCCAACAGCCCCTTCCACGTGGTG GCGACCGATGATCCCATCAGCCCTATGGACGGGATGGAGCCGGAGCTCCGCCCCTTCAGTCTTGTCATTCCCTTCACGGTGCAGAAAGGAGAAATCACAG GTGAGGTGCGAATGCCGTCTGGCCGAACCTCCTGTCCTCACATCACTGACAACAAGGACGGAACCGTCACGGTGAAGTACTCGCCCTCTGAACGAGGTCTTCACGAGATGGACATTAAATATGATGGAAACCACATCCCCG GAAGTCCTCTTCAGTTCTACGTTGATGCCATCAACAGTGGTCATGTGACAGCGTACGGCCCCGGTCTGAGCCACGGCACCGTGAACCGACCGTCTACGTTCACCATCGTCACTAAAGACGCCGGCGAAG GGGGGCTGTCTCTGGCGGTGGAGGGTCCGTCTAAAGCTGAGATCAGCTGTAAAGACAACAAAGACGGGACGTGCACCGTGTCCTACCTGCCGACCGCACCGGGAGACTACAACATCATCGTCAAGTTTGACGACAAACACATCCCCGGCAGCCCCTTCACCGCCAAGATCACCG GCGACGACTCTACGAGGACGTCTCAGCTCAACGTTGGCACGGCAACAGACGTGTCCTTGCAGATCACGGAGTCGGACCTGACGAGTCTGACGGCGAGCATCAGAGCGCCGTCTGGAAGCGAGGAGCCGTGTTTGCTGAAGAGGCTTCCGAACAGACACATCG GGATCTCGTTCACGCCAAAGGAAGTGGGCGAACATGTGGTCAGCGTGAAGAAGAACGGGAAACACGTgaccaacagtccctttaagaTCATGGTGGGTCAGTCTGAGATCGGAGACGCCAGTAAGGTGAAGGTCGTGGGTCAGGGGCTGCTGGAGGGACACACCTTTGAGGTGTCCCAGTTCGTCGTGGACACCAGGAGCGCAG gTTACGGAGGTCTGGGTCTGTCCATCGAGGGGCCCAGTAAAGTGGACATTAACTGTGAGGACGTGGAGGACGGGACCTGTAAAGTCACCTACTGTCCCACGGAACCTGGAAACTACATCATCAACATCAAGTTCGCTGATCAACACGTTCCAG GAAGTCCGTTCACCGTGAAGATGTTGGGCGAGGGGCGGATGAAGGAGAGCATCACCAGGAAGCGCCAGGCGCCCTCCATCGCCACCGTCGGCAGCACCTGTGACCTCAACCTGAAAATACCAG GGAACTGGTTTCAGATGGTGTCGAACCAGGAGCACCTGACGCGGACGTTCACCCGCAGCAGCCACACCTACACCCGCACCGAGAGGACGGAGATCAGCAAGACGCGAGGAGGCGAGACCAAGAGGGAGGTGCGGGTGGAGGAGAGCACGCAGGTCGGGGATCCCTTCAGGGAGGTGTTCGGAGACTTCCTGGGACGGGAGGCTCGGAGCGGGTTCAACAGACCGCCACTGCaggacg GTGAGGCAGGTAACCAGGAAATGACGGCTCAGGTGACGAGTCCCGGAGGAAAGACGGAGGAGGCGGAGATCATCCGAGGAGAGGACAGCACCTACAGCGTCCGGTTCGTCCCTCAGGAGATGGGCCCTCACACCGTTAACGTTAAATACCGGGGCCAGCATGTTCCAGGGAGCCCCTTCCAGTTCACTGTGGGGCCCCTGGGAGAGGGAGGGGCCCACAAGGTCCGAGCAGGAGGAACCGGACTGGACCGAGGAGTGGCCGGGATCCCGG CTGAGTTCAGTATCTGGACCAGAGAAGCCGGAGCTGGAGGTTTGTCCATCGCTGTGGAAGGACCCAGTAAAGCTGAGATCACGTTTGAAGACAGGAAGGACGGATCCTGTGGCGTTGCCTACGTGGTCCAGGAACCTG GTGATTATGAGGTTTCTATTAAATTCAACGACGAAAACATCCCAGATTCTCCGTTCATCGTCCCCGTCGCCACTTTGTCGGACGACGCTCGCCGCCTCACCATCACCAGCCTGCAG GAAACGGGTCTGAAGGTGGGACAGGAAGCTTCGTTCTCTGTGCAGCTGAACGGAGCCCGAGGTCTGATCGATGCTAAGATCCACTCGCCGGCCGGAGCCGTGGAGGAGTGTCACATCACCGAGCTGGACAGTG ATCAACACGCCATCAGGTTCATCCCGAGAGAAAATGGCGTTCACTCCATCGATGTTCGTTTTAACGGCAGCCACGTCCCCGGCAGCCCCTTCAAGATCCGAGTGGGAGAACCAGGACAGGTCGGAGATCCTGGTATGGTGACAGCCTTCGGACCTGGACTGGAGGGAGGAATCACAG GTGTAGCGTCAGAGTTTATCGTGAACATCTGTAACGCTGGCTCCGGAGCTCTGTCGGTGACCGTGGACGGACCCTCCAAAGTGAAGATGGACTGTCACGAATGTGCTGAGGGCTACAAGGTCTCATACACACCCATGGCCCCTGGAAACTACCTGATCTCCATCAAGTATGGAGGTGGTCACGTGGTCGGAAGTCCCTTCAAGGCCAAAGTCTCAG GCCCTCGTCTGTCCGGGGGACACAGTCTTCATGAGACGTCGTCCGTTCTCGTAGAAACCGTCACCAAGTCGTCAATGATGGGCGGGGCCTTCGCCTCGTTACCCAAATTCTCGTCAGACGCGAGTCAGGTGGTGTCCAGAGGCGCCGGCCTATCGAAGGCCTTCGTCGGTCAGAAGAACGCGTTCACGGTGGACTGCAGTAAAGCAG ggacCAACATGTTGATGGTCGGTGTCCACGGCCCGAAGACGCCGTGTGAGGAGGTGTACGTCAAACACATGGGCAACAGGACGTACAACGTCACGTACACGGTCAAAGAACAGGGCAGCTACATCCTCATCGTCAAGTGGGGGGACGAGAACGTCCCCGGGAGCCCGTTCCACGTCACCGTCCCTTGA